In Elaeis guineensis isolate ETL-2024a chromosome 1, EG11, whole genome shotgun sequence, a genomic segment contains:
- the LOC105033894 gene encoding peptide methionine sulfoxide reductase B5 isoform X2 produces the protein MGIQHQLLRNASQAPSKTLIALTPQIPPARIPVYVHSSRCSTALSRSFYRIPLNSTINPPKISTLSAPKPRLVLSHPSQRVGVVMASTGSVQKSEEEWRAILSPEQFRILRMKGTEYPGTGQYDKFFAEGIYECAGCGTPLYKSTAQFNSGCGWPAFHGGLPGAINRSSDPDGRRTEITCAAYGGHLGHVFKG, from the exons ATGGGGATCCAGCACCAGCTTTTGAGGAATGCATCCCAGGCTCCATCCAAAACCCTAATAGCTCTCACTCCCCAGATCCCCCCTGCCCGGATTCCAGTCTACGTTCACTCTTCCAGGTGCAGCACCGCATTAAGTAGATCTTTCTACAGAATCCCTTTAAATTCTACAATAAACCCGCCCAAGATCAGCACTTTATCCGCACCCAAGCCGAGGTTGGTGTTGTCTCATCCGAGCCAGAGGGTTGGTGTTGTGATGGCGTCGACGGGTTCCGTCCAGAAATCGGAGGAGGAATGGAGGGCGATCCTCTCGCCGGAGCAGTTTCGGATCCTTCGGATGAAGGGAACTGA ATACCCAGGCACTGGTCAATATGACAAATTCTTTGCTGAGGGCATATATGAATGTGCTGGTTGTGGGACCCCACTTTACAAATCCACTGCCCAGTTCAATTCTGGGTGTGGCTGGCCAGCTTTCCACGGGGGTCTTCCTGGAGCCATAAATCGCTC GTCTGATCCTGATGGAAGGAGAACGGAAATAACTTGTGCAGCTTatggtgggcatttgggtcatGTGTTTAAAGGCTAG
- the LOC105033894 gene encoding uncharacterized protein isoform X1, giving the protein MGIQHQLLRNASQAPSKTLIALTPQIPPARIPVYVHSSRCSTALSRSFYRIPLNSTINPPKISTLSAPKPRLVLSHPSQRVGVVMASTGSVQKSEEEWRAILSPEQFRILRMKGTEYPGTGQYDKFFAEGIYECAGCGTPLYKSTAQFNSGCGWPAFHGGLPGAINRSLCSFLYYFSAMYSFSCFPSANSSVFTIIV; this is encoded by the exons ATGGGGATCCAGCACCAGCTTTTGAGGAATGCATCCCAGGCTCCATCCAAAACCCTAATAGCTCTCACTCCCCAGATCCCCCCTGCCCGGATTCCAGTCTACGTTCACTCTTCCAGGTGCAGCACCGCATTAAGTAGATCTTTCTACAGAATCCCTTTAAATTCTACAATAAACCCGCCCAAGATCAGCACTTTATCCGCACCCAAGCCGAGGTTGGTGTTGTCTCATCCGAGCCAGAGGGTTGGTGTTGTGATGGCGTCGACGGGTTCCGTCCAGAAATCGGAGGAGGAATGGAGGGCGATCCTCTCGCCGGAGCAGTTTCGGATCCTTCGGATGAAGGGAACTGA ATACCCAGGCACTGGTCAATATGACAAATTCTTTGCTGAGGGCATATATGAATGTGCTGGTTGTGGGACCCCACTTTACAAATCCACTGCCCAGTTCAATTCTGGGTGTGGCTGGCCAGCTTTCCACGGGGGTCTTCCTGGAGCCATAAATCGCTCGttatgctcctttttgtattatttTTCAGCAATGTATTCTTTTTCATGCTTCCCTTCAGCCAATTCATCTGTGTTTACAATAATAGTTTAA